TCACGTGCCACATTAACCTCGTCTTCTACTAGCACCGTAAGACCAACGAGCAGACCTTCTACGCCACCAAGAAGGCCTTCTAGCTCTGGAACCTCACGTGCTAATTTAACCACTTCCCGTGCCACCACCGGTACAGCCACGTCTACACGATCCATCATCAGGCCAATCTCGGCACCAAGTACAAAACCGGGGTCTAGGTCAAGTACTCCAACTCGCCGTCCACCAACTCTGACAGGTTCATTAACTGTATCGAGAAGTAAACCAACTAAACCAGTATGTAAACCAGCTCCCTCACCTACATTGAGATCACGGCCATGGGAACCTTACGAGATGCCTGGTTTCTCTCTAGAAGCGCCGTCAAATCTCAGGACTACGTTACCAGACAGACCACAAACGGCGTCAAGTCGTAGAACCACAGCGTTTGGTGCGTCTAGTTCGAGATCATCGTCCATAGAACGCACAGTTGCAAGGAGGCAGTCTTGTTCACCTTCTAGAAACCGCGCTCCCATTAGTAACGCAAACAGACCAGCTGGACGATCAAAGACAAGCAATGATGAAGGTGAGCTGATCAGTCCTGTAGCTAAGGGGGCTCAAATGATCGAGAGAGTTGTGAGCGTGAGAAAACTTGCTCCACCGCGACTGACAGAAAAAGGCGGCTCCAACGCTGGGAAGTCGAGTTCGGGAGCTGATGGTGTTGGGTTTGGGAGAAACCTATCTAAAAGCTCCTTCGATATGGCCTTGAGGCATATGGTACGTTATATATATAGATTATTTCGTTTTGAAATTAATTAATGAGTAATATTTAATACTTTGCTTCCAATGTTTGTAGGATATCAAACAAGGGAGCATGAAAGGCAATTTCCGACAGCTAGCGACAAAAGTACCGGCAGCTTCATTGTACAGTGTGAGGTCATCAGGGACCAGGAGAAAGCGTCCGGTGAGCAGCAGTGGGAGCTCGGAATCATCGAGTGTTAACATCTTGTGCTTGGACGGTAGCGATGATAATCTCAGCGACATAAGCCACTAGAGTCAACTCAACATCATTTTCTTCTTTTCATTTGCATATTATCTTTCTGTTTTAGTAGAAAATAACTCTATAAATGCTCTCGAGTGGTTTCTTGGTGAGGCTAAAGATATACTTCCTGGTATTGTGTACATTTGTTTACCTAAGGATTAAGTGTTTAGAGCGGAATGATTTTTTTTTGTTTATTTATTTACTTTGGCTAAGAGACCATTGTTTTGCAATTTAAAAAAGAGAGACTTTGGCAATAATGAAGATACACACTCTGTTGACAATGAGAATTAGCTAGATTTTTGTAATCTGTATAATTTGAGTCTAATGTTGATGGTATTTTACTATTTTTGTTGTTGTTGGACTAATGTCTCTAATCTAAAAGCACTTCCAATCGGAGATTCTATCCATTGGAGTT
This genomic interval from Brassica oleracea var. oleracea cultivar TO1000 chromosome C2, BOL, whole genome shotgun sequence contains the following:
- the LOC106326088 gene encoding uncharacterized protein DDB_G0271670, whose protein sequence is MLTQDRDEELVLFLEIGRLEKSHQASLLTKFSDHCKSNTTSMSSQQYPPLRTAADNFLYSEDEKSDYDWLVTPPDSPSKSSVNQLDAPDATLTMALKSRLESCREEERDRASSKKQTIGLKRPTSSNSSRSTSRPSTPARRSTTPATRSTTPTSRVTSKGARANLTSSSTSSVRPTSRPSTPTRRPSSSGTSRATLTSSSTSTVRPTSRPSTPPRRPSSSGTSRANLTTSRATTGTATSTRSIIRPISAPSTKPGSRSSTPTRRPPTLTGSLTVSRSKPTKPVCKPAPSPTLRSRPWEPYEMPGFSLEAPSNLRTTLPDRPQTASSRRTTAFGASSSRSSSIERTVARRQSCSPSRNRAPISNANRPAGRSKTSNDEGELISPVAKGAQMIERVVSVRKLAPPRLTEKGGSNAGKSSSGADGVGFGRNLSKSSFDMALRHMDIKQGSMKGNFRQLATKVPAASLYSVRSSGTRRKRPVSSSGSSESSSVNILCLDGSDDNLSDISH